From Streptomyces sp. TLI_105, the proteins below share one genomic window:
- a CDS encoding cyclase family protein, translating into MSLPAAFHEIAKRVNNWGRWGQDDEIGTLNLVTDEVVREAVATVRTGRRVPLAVDLKQDGIQTGIIPGRVNPLHVMVQINQELFGPGTVATSDDAVTLGLQAGTHWDALTHVSHSGRIYNGRPAASITPHGRSGFSGIHTARHLVSRGVLLDVAAAKGMDRLPGDHAVTPEDLDEAAEFGGVTVRPGDIVLVRTGQIQLYLAGDRHGYAFPSPGLSIRTPEWFHAHDVAAVANDTLTFEIFPPEIEDLWLPVHALDLVEMGMLQGQNWNLEALSTACAQEGRYAFLLSAMPEPFVGGTGTPVAPVAIL; encoded by the coding sequence ATGTCTCTCCCCGCCGCCTTCCACGAGATCGCCAAGCGCGTCAACAACTGGGGCCGTTGGGGCCAGGACGATGAGATCGGCACGCTCAACCTCGTCACCGACGAGGTCGTACGGGAGGCCGTCGCCACCGTCCGCACCGGCCGCCGCGTCCCGCTCGCCGTCGACCTCAAGCAGGACGGCATACAGACCGGCATAATCCCCGGCCGGGTGAACCCGCTCCACGTCATGGTCCAGATCAACCAGGAGCTCTTCGGCCCCGGCACGGTCGCCACCAGCGACGACGCCGTGACCCTCGGCCTCCAGGCCGGCACCCACTGGGACGCCCTGACGCACGTCTCCCACTCGGGCCGCATCTACAACGGCCGCCCCGCCGCCTCGATCACCCCGCACGGCCGCTCCGGGTTCAGTGGCATCCACACGGCCCGTCACCTGGTGAGCCGCGGGGTCCTCCTGGACGTCGCCGCCGCGAAGGGCATGGACCGGCTGCCGGGGGACCACGCCGTGACGCCCGAAGACCTCGACGAGGCGGCCGAGTTCGGCGGGGTCACGGTCCGGCCCGGTGACATCGTGCTCGTACGGACGGGTCAGATCCAGCTGTACCTGGCCGGGGACCGGCACGGGTACGCCTTCCCGTCACCGGGCCTGTCGATCCGTACGCCCGAGTGGTTCCACGCCCACGACGTCGCGGCCGTCGCCAACGACACGCTCACCTTCGAGATCTTCCCGCCCGAGATCGAGGACCTCTGGCTGCCCGTGCACGCCCTCGACCTGGTCGAGATGGGCATGCTCCAGGGGCAGAACTGGAATCTGGAGGCCCTGTCCACAGCCTGTGCACAGGAAGGGCGGTACGCCTTCCTGCTCTCCGCGATGCCCGAGCCCTTCGTCGGCGGCACGGGCACACCGGTGGCCCCGGTCGCGATCCTCTAG
- a CDS encoding ATP-binding protein, producing MQVLQVQLVVGPDPAEVGRARRWARSRLAGSGIGDDEPLAETLVLLISELVTNAVVHTGCPAVLRMLFAAEGGVRVEVADTSDRPPRPRHAKGGDTNGRGLELVDGLADRWGWQPEGAGKSIWCEVDRVQSVSTVAPLSPDRVRC from the coding sequence GTGCAGGTGCTTCAGGTGCAGTTGGTGGTCGGGCCGGACCCGGCGGAGGTGGGGCGAGCCCGGAGGTGGGCCCGGTCACGGCTCGCCGGGTCGGGCATAGGGGACGACGAGCCGCTCGCCGAGACGCTGGTGCTGCTCATCTCCGAACTCGTGACCAACGCCGTGGTGCACACCGGCTGTCCGGCCGTGCTGCGGATGCTGTTCGCCGCCGAGGGCGGGGTGCGGGTCGAGGTGGCCGACACGAGCGACCGGCCGCCGCGACCCCGACACGCGAAGGGCGGGGACACCAACGGGCGCGGCCTGGAGCTGGTGGACGGTCTCGCGGACCGGTGGGGCTGGCAGCCGGAGGGTGCCGGCAAGAGCATCTGGTGCGAGGTGGACCGGGTTCAGTCCGTCTCCACGGTGGCGCCCCTGTCGCCCGACAGAGTGCGCTGTTGA
- a CDS encoding acyl-CoA dehydrogenase family protein, translated as MDFRLTEDQRALRRGVRELLARLFGRGALRAALDSPSLDRELWRELGAAGFFALRLPEEEGGVGLGLPEAVLVFEEAGRVLLPGPLVATHLAAGAVPGAADGSVVVTSVDEGLVPWLDAADVVLGDAGGAVPVRSVDPLTPLHRLPGTGRCAHPFRPAERLPTTDTEAALLTAAEQVGSAQAATDMAVSYARQREQFGQVIGGFQAVKHLCAGMLVRTELARAAVWAASVTGDPVEIAGAKLLADEAAVGNARDCLQVHGGMGFTWEADVHLHLKRAWVRAELRMPAARAEEAVAAGLWRCASGG; from the coding sequence GTGGACTTCCGACTCACCGAGGACCAGCGGGCGCTGCGGCGGGGAGTACGGGAACTCCTCGCGCGCCTCTTCGGCCGGGGCGCGTTGCGGGCTGCCCTGGATTCCCCGTCGCTCGACCGGGAGCTGTGGCGGGAGCTCGGCGCCGCCGGGTTCTTCGCGCTGCGGCTCCCGGAGGAGGAGGGGGGTGTGGGGCTCGGGCTCCCCGAGGCGGTCCTCGTCTTCGAGGAGGCGGGGAGGGTGTTGCTGCCGGGGCCGTTGGTCGCGACGCACCTTGCGGCGGGGGCCGTGCCGGGGGCGGCGGACGGTTCCGTCGTGGTGACCTCCGTGGACGAGGGCCTCGTCCCTTGGCTGGACGCGGCCGATGTGGTGCTGGGGGATGCGGGCGGTGCCGTGCCGGTGCGGTCGGTCGACCCCTTGACGCCCTTGCATCGGTTGCCCGGCACCGGGCGTTGTGCCCACCCGTTCCGTCCTGCGGAACGCCTGCCCACAACGGATACGGAGGCCGCACTCCTCACGGCTGCCGAGCAGGTGGGCAGTGCGCAGGCCGCCACCGACATGGCCGTTTCCTACGCTCGGCAGCGGGAGCAGTTCGGGCAGGTCATCGGGGGGTTTCAGGCGGTGAAGCATCTGTGTGCCGGGATGCTCGTGCGGACGGAGCTCGCGCGGGCGGCCGTGTGGGCCGCGTCCGTCACCGGTGATCCCGTCGAGATCGCCGGGGCCAAGCTCCTCGCCGACGAGGCCGCCGTCGGCAACGCGCGGGACTGTCTCCAGGTGCACGGCGGGATGGGCTTCACCTGGGAGGCGGACGTGCACCTGCATCTGAAGCGGGCCTGGGTGCGGGCCGAGCTGCGGATGCCCGCCGCGCGGGCGGAGGAGGCGGTGGCGGCGGGGCTGTGGCGCTGCGCGTCCGGCGGGTGA
- a CDS encoding acyl-CoA dehydrogenase family protein: MDLSCTEEEEAYRARLREWLAATLPGLPERPDPLDWPARRAYDCGWQRRLYDAGYADTHWDASPTQRLIFLEETELAGAPYVGANFVGLLHAGPTIAAEGTAAQRERWLPPILRGDEVWCQGFSEPDAGSDLASLRTRAVRDGDAYVVTGQKIWTSHAEVADWCELLVRTGPETGQGAAPSKHKGITWLAMPMDAPGITVRPLRTLAGSTEFAEVFLDEVRVPVANRVGEENDGWRVTMVTLSFERGTAFVGEVVACRRLLGELARTARKDGTWDDPVLRRRLGRLSAEFQALWRIVQANVSEAQATGGVPGAGGSVFKLHYSHARQELYDAAAAVLGPDALDLGRDWTLDRLSSLSYTIAAGTSQIQRNIVAERILGLPKGR, encoded by the coding sequence ATGGACCTCTCCTGCACCGAAGAGGAAGAGGCCTACCGCGCCCGCCTGCGGGAATGGCTCGCCGCCACCCTGCCCGGCCTCCCCGAACGCCCCGACCCGCTCGACTGGCCCGCCCGCCGCGCCTACGACTGCGGCTGGCAACGCCGCCTGTACGACGCCGGATACGCCGACACCCACTGGGACGCCTCCCCGACCCAACGCCTCATCTTCCTGGAGGAGACCGAACTCGCCGGCGCCCCCTACGTCGGCGCCAACTTCGTCGGCCTCCTCCACGCCGGACCCACCATCGCCGCCGAGGGCACGGCCGCACAGCGCGAGCGGTGGCTGCCGCCGATCCTGCGCGGCGACGAGGTCTGGTGCCAGGGCTTCAGCGAACCCGACGCAGGGTCCGACCTCGCCTCGCTCCGCACACGGGCGGTACGGGACGGGGACGCGTACGTCGTCACCGGACAGAAGATCTGGACCTCGCACGCCGAGGTCGCCGACTGGTGCGAACTCCTCGTACGGACAGGCCCCGAGACGGGACAGGGGGCGGCGCCCTCCAAGCACAAGGGCATCACCTGGCTCGCCATGCCCATGGACGCCCCCGGCATCACCGTCCGGCCGCTGCGCACCCTCGCCGGATCGACCGAGTTCGCCGAGGTCTTCCTCGACGAGGTGCGGGTGCCCGTGGCCAACCGGGTGGGGGAGGAGAACGACGGCTGGCGGGTCACCATGGTCACGCTCTCCTTCGAACGCGGCACCGCCTTCGTCGGCGAGGTCGTCGCCTGCCGCCGCCTCCTCGGCGAACTCGCCCGCACGGCCAGGAAGGACGGCACCTGGGACGACCCCGTCCTGCGGCGCCGGCTCGGCAGGCTCTCCGCCGAGTTCCAGGCCCTGTGGCGCATCGTCCAGGCCAACGTCAGCGAGGCCCAGGCGACCGGCGGGGTCCCCGGCGCGGGCGGCTCCGTCTTCAAACTGCACTACTCGCACGCCCGCCAGGAGCTGTACGACGCGGCCGCCGCCGTCCTGGGGCCCGACGCGCTCGACCTCGGCCGCGACTGGACCCTCGACCGGCTGTCCTCGCTCTCGTACACGATCGCGGCCGGCACGTCCCAGATCCAGCGCAACATCGTCGCCGAGCGCATCCTCGGCCTCCCGAAGGGCCGGTGA
- a CDS encoding amidohydrolase family protein → MTELPRIISVDDHVIEPAHLFETWLPKKYRDRGPRPLTAGIGELAYVAGKYQITMDPEGPPTDWWIYEDLKFPYKRNIAAVGFDRDDMTLEGITREEMRRGCWDPAARLKDMDLNHVEASLCFPTFPRFCGQTFAEAQDKEVAVACVRAYNDWMVEEWCGDSGGRLIPLCIIPLWDIDLAVAEIRRNAARGVKAVTFSEIPTHLGLPSIHSGYWDPFFAVCQETGTVVNMHIGSSSQMPAASPDAPPAVQASLSFNNAMASMMDFLFSGVLVKFPRLKLAYSEGQMGWIPYALERADDVWEEHRAWGGVRDIVPEPPSTYYYRQIFCCFFRDKHGIASLDVVGRDNATFETDYPHVDSTFPRTKEVALDHVRGLDDETVYKLMRGNAIRMLDLGIV, encoded by the coding sequence ATGACGGAACTGCCCCGCATCATCAGCGTCGACGACCACGTGATCGAGCCCGCCCACCTCTTCGAGACCTGGCTCCCGAAGAAGTACCGCGACCGCGGGCCCCGCCCCCTCACGGCCGGCATCGGCGAGCTCGCCTACGTCGCCGGCAAGTACCAGATCACGATGGACCCCGAGGGCCCGCCCACCGACTGGTGGATCTACGAGGACCTCAAGTTCCCGTACAAGCGCAACATCGCCGCCGTCGGCTTCGACCGCGACGACATGACCCTGGAGGGCATCACCCGCGAGGAGATGCGGCGGGGCTGCTGGGACCCCGCCGCCCGCCTGAAGGACATGGACCTCAACCACGTCGAGGCCTCCCTCTGCTTCCCCACCTTCCCCCGCTTCTGCGGCCAGACCTTCGCCGAGGCCCAGGACAAGGAAGTGGCGGTCGCTTGTGTCCGCGCCTACAACGACTGGATGGTCGAGGAGTGGTGCGGGGACAGCGGCGGACGGCTGATTCCGTTGTGCATCATCCCCCTGTGGGACATCGATCTGGCCGTGGCCGAGATCCGGCGCAACGCCGCCCGGGGGGTCAAGGCCGTCACCTTCTCCGAGATCCCCACCCACCTCGGCCTGCCGTCGATCCACTCCGGCTATTGGGACCCGTTCTTCGCCGTCTGCCAGGAGACCGGGACGGTGGTGAACATGCATATTGGATCCAGTAGCCAAATGCCGGCCGCGTCCCCCGACGCCCCGCCCGCCGTCCAGGCCAGCCTGAGCTTCAACAACGCGATGGCCTCGATGATGGACTTCCTCTTCAGCGGCGTCCTCGTCAAGTTCCCCCGGCTCAAGCTCGCCTACAGCGAAGGCCAGATGGGCTGGATCCCGTACGCCCTCGAACGCGCCGACGACGTCTGGGAGGAGCACCGCGCCTGGGGCGGTGTCCGCGACATCGTCCCCGAGCCGCCCTCCACGTACTACTACCGGCAGATCTTCTGCTGCTTCTTCCGCGACAAGCACGGCATCGCCTCGCTCGACGTGGTGGGCAGGGACAACGCCACCTTCGAGACCGACTACCCGCACGTCGACTCGACCTTCCCGCGCACCAAGGAGGTCGCCCTCGACCACGTCCGGGGCCTCGACGACGAGACGGTCTACAAACTCATGCGCGGCAACGCCATCCGCATGCTGGACCTGGGCATCGTCTGA
- a CDS encoding class I adenylate-forming enzyme family protein: protein MNETAHSLGESRTLWELVERRAALTPDRPVLLQDDRVLTFGGLRERAERCAAGLYGRGVRPGTVVAWQLPTRIETAVLSFALARIGAVQSPVIPFYRDKEVGFALRESKAEFFAVPGIWRGFDHAEMARRLGARGIFEAYSPESLPDGDPAVLPPPPASGTDVRWIYWTSGTTSDPKGVLHTDRSLLAGGSCLAHALRLTAEDVGSMAFPYAHIAGPDYTVMLLLYGFPAVMFEQFALPEALDAYNRHGVTVAGGSTAFYSMFLAEQRKQPGKPVIPTLRLLAGGGAPKPPEIYHAVRKELGCRLTHGYGMTEVPMITMGAPDDTDENLATTEGRPPAGMEVRITDDGEVRLRGEAVCQGYLDPAQTAAAFDEDGFLITGDVGHLTPTGHLVLTGRVKDIIIRKGENISAKEIEDLLHRHPDVGDAAVIGLPDAERGERVCAVVEQPPGAAPLGLPQVTAFLREAGLSVHKLPEQLEVVDALPRNETLRKVLKYKLRERFGAASAPTPR, encoded by the coding sequence ATGAATGAGACCGCACACTCGCTCGGCGAGTCCCGCACGCTCTGGGAGCTCGTCGAACGCCGCGCCGCCCTCACCCCCGACCGGCCCGTCCTCCTCCAGGACGACCGCGTCCTCACCTTCGGCGGCCTCCGCGAGCGCGCCGAGCGCTGCGCCGCCGGCCTGTACGGGAGGGGCGTGCGCCCCGGCACGGTCGTCGCCTGGCAGCTGCCCACCCGCATCGAGACCGCCGTGCTCTCCTTCGCGCTCGCCCGCATCGGCGCCGTGCAGTCCCCGGTGATCCCCTTCTACCGGGACAAGGAGGTCGGCTTCGCGCTGCGCGAGTCGAAGGCCGAGTTCTTCGCGGTCCCCGGAATCTGGCGCGGATTCGACCATGCGGAGATGGCGAGGAGGCTCGGCGCGCGCGGGATCTTCGAGGCGTACTCCCCGGAGAGCCTGCCCGACGGCGACCCGGCCGTCCTGCCCCCGCCGCCCGCCTCCGGCACCGACGTCCGCTGGATCTACTGGACCTCCGGCACCACCTCGGACCCCAAGGGCGTCCTGCACACCGACCGCTCACTGCTCGCCGGCGGGTCCTGCCTCGCCCACGCCCTCCGGCTGACGGCCGAGGACGTCGGCTCGATGGCCTTCCCGTACGCGCACATCGCCGGGCCCGACTACACGGTGATGCTCCTGCTGTACGGCTTCCCGGCCGTGATGTTCGAACAGTTCGCGCTGCCGGAGGCCCTCGACGCGTACAACCGGCACGGCGTGACCGTCGCCGGCGGCTCCACCGCCTTCTACTCGATGTTCCTCGCCGAGCAGCGCAAACAGCCCGGGAAGCCCGTCATCCCCACCCTCCGCCTGCTCGCGGGCGGCGGCGCGCCCAAGCCGCCCGAGATCTACCACGCGGTACGGAAGGAGCTGGGCTGCCGGCTCACCCACGGGTACGGCATGACCGAGGTCCCCATGATCACGATGGGCGCCCCCGACGACACCGACGAGAACCTCGCCACGACCGAGGGCCGTCCGCCCGCCGGCATGGAGGTCCGGATCACCGACGACGGCGAGGTCCGGCTCCGCGGCGAGGCCGTCTGCCAGGGCTATCTCGACCCGGCGCAGACGGCCGCCGCCTTCGACGAGGACGGCTTCCTCATCACCGGCGACGTGGGGCACCTCACGCCCACCGGCCACCTGGTGCTCACGGGCCGGGTCAAGGACATCATCATCCGCAAGGGAGAGAACATCTCGGCCAAGGAGATCGAGGACCTCCTCCACCGGCACCCGGACGTGGGCGACGCCGCCGTCATAGGCCTCCCGGACGCCGAGCGCGGCGAACGCGTCTGCGCCGTCGTCGAACAGCCCCCCGGCGCCGCCCCGCTCGGCCTTCCGCAGGTCACGGCCTTCCTGCGGGAGGCCGGACTCTCCGTCCACAAGCTGCCGGAACAGCTGGAGGTGGTGGACGCGCTCCCCCGCAACGAGACCCTGCGCAAAGTGCTGAAGTACAAGCTCAGGGAGCGCTTCGGCGCGGCATCGGCACCGACGCCCCGGTGA
- a CDS encoding STAS domain-containing protein, producing the protein MTTIEVDEDENGSWTVFSVRGELDLVTSPRIRRRVHDAVAGGRHDLVIDLSAVRFCDSSGVGVLIASRRLLRSCGGRLRLILPEERGDENGHVARVLTALGVRRLFDVYEDMGEALTGASVPMPRRSAP; encoded by the coding sequence GTGACGACGATCGAGGTCGACGAGGACGAGAACGGCTCCTGGACGGTTTTCAGCGTCCGGGGGGAACTGGACCTGGTCACCTCCCCCCGGATACGCCGCCGCGTCCACGACGCCGTCGCGGGCGGCCGGCACGACCTGGTCATCGACCTGTCCGCCGTGCGGTTCTGCGATTCCAGCGGCGTCGGCGTGCTGATCGCGTCCCGCCGCCTGCTCCGCTCCTGCGGCGGCAGGCTCCGCCTGATCCTTCCCGAGGAACGCGGGGACGAGAACGGTCACGTCGCCCGGGTGCTCACCGCGCTCGGCGTCCGCCGTCTCTTCGACGTGTACGAGGACATGGGGGAGGCGCTCACCGGGGCGTCGGTGCCGATGCCGCGCCGAAGCGCTCCCTGA
- a CDS encoding sigma-70 family RNA polymerase sigma factor translates to MAMDTPPRWDRRMQQRLARGEAAALGEFYDRFAALVHSLAHRVLDDDAAADQVTREVFGYIWENPDSYDPKQGNMRSWVAKLTQRQAVHRLRQAEALAYAETGVGSAEELEQKVHRATVAARADYIVTSMPAPLRKALELAYFQRRDYRQTAADLGVTEDEARRRLRLGLQLLSSAHARPLEGSSPPGYGRPL, encoded by the coding sequence ATGGCGATGGACACACCACCGCGCTGGGACCGCAGGATGCAGCAGCGGCTGGCGCGCGGAGAGGCCGCCGCCCTCGGCGAGTTCTACGACCGGTTCGCCGCCCTCGTGCACAGCCTCGCCCACCGGGTCCTCGACGACGACGCGGCGGCCGACCAGGTCACCCGCGAGGTCTTCGGCTACATCTGGGAGAACCCCGACTCCTACGACCCGAAGCAGGGCAACATGCGCTCGTGGGTCGCCAAGCTGACCCAGCGGCAGGCCGTGCACCGGCTCCGGCAGGCCGAGGCCCTGGCGTACGCGGAGACGGGGGTCGGCTCCGCCGAGGAGCTGGAGCAGAAGGTCCACCGGGCCACGGTCGCCGCCCGCGCCGACTACATCGTGACCTCCATGCCGGCGCCACTCCGCAAGGCGCTCGAACTGGCGTACTTCCAGCGCCGCGACTACCGCCAGACCGCCGCCGACCTCGGCGTCACCGAGGACGAGGCCCGCCGGCGCCTCCGGCTGGGACTCCAGCTGCTCTCCTCCGCGCACGCCCGCCCCCTCGAAGGGTCCTCGCCGCCCGGCTACGGACGGCCGCTGTGA
- the purU gene encoding formyltetrahydrofolate deformylase, whose amino-acid sequence MTDQYVLTLSCPDKQGIVHAVSSYLFITGCNIEDSQQFGDRDTGLFFMRVHFSAETPVTVDKLRASFAAVGDSFAMDWQINRADQPMRVVLMVSKFGHCLNDLLFRSRIGALPVEIVAVVSNHTDFEELVGSYGIPFRHIPVTKENKPEAEAELLDLVRSENVELVVLARYMQVLSDDLCKQLSGRIINIHHSFLPSFKGAKPYHQAHARGVKLIGATAHYVTADLDEGPIIEQEVERVGHEVTPDQLVAIGRDVECQALARAVKWHAERRILLNGRRTVVFG is encoded by the coding sequence ATGACCGACCAGTACGTCCTCACCCTCTCGTGCCCCGACAAGCAGGGCATCGTGCACGCCGTGTCGAGCTACCTCTTCATCACCGGGTGCAACATCGAGGACAGCCAGCAGTTCGGAGACCGTGACACGGGTCTCTTCTTCATGCGGGTCCACTTCTCCGCCGAGACGCCGGTGACGGTCGACAAACTCCGGGCGAGCTTCGCCGCCGTCGGCGACTCCTTCGCCATGGACTGGCAGATCAACCGCGCCGACCAGCCCATGCGGGTCGTCCTCATGGTCTCCAAGTTCGGCCACTGCCTGAACGACCTGCTCTTCCGGTCGCGGATCGGGGCGCTGCCGGTGGAGATCGTCGCGGTCGTCTCCAACCACACGGACTTCGAGGAGCTGGTGGGCTCGTACGGGATCCCGTTCCGGCACATCCCGGTGACGAAGGAGAACAAGCCGGAGGCGGAAGCGGAACTCCTGGACCTCGTCCGTTCCGAGAACGTGGAGCTGGTCGTCCTGGCCCGCTACATGCAGGTCCTGTCGGACGACCTGTGCAAGCAGCTCTCCGGCCGGATCATCAACATCCACCACTCCTTCCTCCCCAGCTTCAAGGGCGCCAAGCCCTACCACCAGGCGCACGCCCGCGGCGTGAAGCTCATCGGCGCCACCGCGCACTACGTGACGGCCGACCTCGACGAGGGCCCGATCATCGAGCAGGAGGTCGAGCGCGTCGGCCACGAGGTGACGCCGGACCAGCTGGTGGCGATCGGGCGGGACGTGGAGTGCCAGGCGCTGGCGCGGGCGGTCAAGTGGCACGCGGAACGCCGCATCCTCCTGAACGGCCGCCGCACGGTCGTCTTCGGGTAA
- a CDS encoding ABC transporter substrate-binding protein, whose product MTGRRLTSLLAYVTTAATGASLLTGCGVFPGATGGSREPVTVMTWAPDQTRATNMPGMPAMAQTYARWVNAQGGIDGHELRVLTCNEQNTTAGAAACARRAVRENAVAVVGSYSQNGRAFMAPLEAAGIPYIGGYGIAEDEFTSPLSYPVNGGVASLVAGHGMQLAGSCDRVSLVRPDTTAGDRLPELLDSGLHKASHRGAVDIPALEDAAEYTEQADRARSRAGGEKGCVTAVLGERTQTFFDSFRRLPGQQEEKRDKDAVRISSVLGSVDQPVIDRTGGPHSPFEGAFVTGWYPEAGDKSWAPMRKVIQEYAFADNRVDPADAGVQTTWIAYTVLKEVIESLQQDRITAEEISHALDRGERIDTGGLTPSLRWKYEDMLGAPGFTRIVNHEVTFQVVRQGRLVAQKPGFVDVGETVLSAP is encoded by the coding sequence ATGACCGGTAGGCGACTGACCTCACTCCTCGCGTACGTCACGACCGCGGCGACCGGAGCGTCGCTGCTCACCGGGTGTGGCGTGTTCCCTGGGGCCACGGGGGGCTCCAGGGAACCCGTCACGGTGATGACCTGGGCTCCCGACCAGACCCGAGCGACCAACATGCCCGGAATGCCCGCCATGGCGCAGACCTACGCCCGGTGGGTCAACGCCCAGGGCGGCATCGACGGGCACGAACTGCGCGTCCTGACCTGCAACGAGCAGAACACCACCGCGGGCGCCGCCGCCTGCGCCCGCCGGGCCGTGCGCGAGAACGCGGTCGCCGTCGTCGGCTCGTACAGCCAGAACGGCCGCGCCTTCATGGCCCCGCTGGAAGCCGCCGGCATCCCGTACATCGGCGGCTACGGCATCGCGGAGGACGAGTTCACCAGCCCGCTCTCCTACCCCGTCAACGGCGGCGTGGCCTCCCTCGTCGCCGGGCACGGCATGCAGCTCGCCGGCTCCTGCGACCGGGTCTCCCTCGTCCGCCCCGACACCACCGCGGGGGACAGGCTCCCCGAACTCCTCGACTCCGGCCTGCACAAGGCGAGCCACCGGGGCGCCGTCGACATCCCGGCCCTGGAGGACGCCGCCGAGTACACCGAGCAGGCGGACCGTGCCCGCAGCCGGGCGGGCGGCGAGAAGGGCTGTGTGACCGCCGTCCTCGGTGAGCGCACCCAGACCTTCTTCGACTCCTTCCGCCGCCTCCCCGGGCAGCAGGAGGAGAAGCGGGACAAGGACGCCGTCCGGATCTCCTCGGTCCTCGGCAGCGTCGACCAGCCCGTCATCGACCGCACCGGCGGCCCCCACAGCCCCTTCGAGGGCGCCTTCGTCACCGGCTGGTACCCCGAGGCGGGCGACAAGAGCTGGGCGCCGATGCGCAAGGTCATCCAGGAGTACGCCTTCGCCGACAACCGGGTCGACCCGGCCGACGCAGGCGTCCAGACCACCTGGATCGCGTACACGGTGCTCAAGGAGGTGATCGAGTCCCTCCAGCAGGACAGGATCACGGCCGAGGAGATCAGCCACGCCCTCGACCGGGGCGAGCGGATCGACACCGGCGGCCTCACCCCCAGCCTGCGCTGGAAGTACGAGGACATGCTCGGCGCCCCCGGCTTCACCCGGATCGTCAACCACGAGGTGACCTTCCAGGTGGTCCGCCAGGGGCGGCTCGTGGCGCAGAAGCCTGGTTTCGTCGACGTCGGCGAGACCGTCCTCAGCGCCCCGTGA
- a CDS encoding transcriptional regulator, which yields MAARPLVPRQLNERLQALIQEAGCSNAGLARRVNMVGAEHGLDLRYDKTSVARWLRGQQPRGRAPGIIAEALGRKLGRTVSIDEVGMANGRNLAAGVGLQFAPTVPGAIEQVCELWRSDVGRRDFLNGSAVAASALVEPSRDWLITGPDTHVARTAGARVGVADVAAVREMTAALVDLDRRFGSGHVRPVVVHYLNSVVSGMLSGSYREAVGRQLFAAVARLTELAGYMAVDTGEPGLAQRYYIQALRLAQAAGDRGYGGYVLAASMSHLAAQLGNPREIAQLARAAQEGARGKVPPRAEAMFLAAEARGHALMGDARAFETAAGRAARALDRADPEAGDDPAWIAHFDAAYLADELAHCHRDLGQAEAAARAAEESIAGHPESRARRRAIGLALLASAQVQQREVEQACRTGTQALELLGTLRSSRGAEYLEDLRERLEPYAGEAVVREFGARMELYAA from the coding sequence ATGGCAGCCAGGCCACTCGTTCCGCGTCAGCTCAACGAACGGCTCCAGGCGCTCATCCAGGAAGCCGGCTGCTCCAACGCCGGCCTCGCCCGCAGGGTCAACATGGTCGGCGCCGAGCACGGCCTCGACCTGCGCTACGACAAGACGTCGGTGGCGCGCTGGCTGCGCGGCCAGCAGCCGCGGGGCCGGGCGCCCGGGATCATCGCGGAGGCACTGGGCCGCAAGCTGGGCCGCACGGTCTCGATCGACGAGGTCGGCATGGCCAACGGCCGGAACCTCGCCGCCGGGGTGGGGCTGCAGTTCGCGCCGACCGTGCCCGGCGCCATCGAGCAGGTCTGCGAGCTGTGGCGCAGCGACGTGGGGCGCCGGGACTTCCTGAACGGCTCGGCGGTCGCGGCCTCCGCCCTCGTCGAGCCCAGCAGGGACTGGCTGATCACGGGTCCCGACACGCACGTGGCCCGGACGGCGGGGGCCCGCGTCGGGGTCGCGGACGTCGCGGCGGTGCGGGAGATGACGGCCGCGCTGGTCGACCTCGACCGGCGCTTCGGCAGCGGCCACGTGCGGCCGGTGGTGGTGCACTACCTCAACAGCGTGGTGTCGGGGATGCTGTCGGGCTCGTACCGGGAGGCGGTCGGCCGGCAGCTCTTCGCGGCGGTCGCCCGACTGACCGAGCTCGCCGGGTACATGGCGGTGGACACCGGTGAACCGGGGCTCGCGCAGCGGTACTACATCCAGGCGCTGCGGCTCGCGCAGGCGGCGGGGGACCGGGGGTACGGCGGCTATGTGCTCGCCGCCTCGATGAGCCACCTCGCCGCGCAGCTCGGCAACCCGCGGGAGATCGCCCAGTTGGCGAGGGCGGCGCAGGAAGGGGCGCGCGGGAAGGTGCCGCCGCGCGCGGAGGCGATGTTCCTCGCGGCGGAGGCGCGCGGGCACGCGCTGATGGGCGACGCGCGCGCCTTCGAGACGGCGGCGGGCCGTGCCGCACGGGCGCTCGACCGGGCCGATCCGGAGGCGGGCGACGACCCGGCGTGGATCGCCCACTTCGACGCGGCCTACCTCGCGGACGAACTGGCGCACTGCCACCGGGACCTGGGGCAGGCGGAGGCGGCGGCACGGGCGGCGGAGGAGTCCATCGCCGGGCATCCGGAGTCACGGGCGCGGCGGCGCGCGATCGGCCTGGCGCTCCTGGCCTCGGCGCAGGTCCAGCAGCGGGAGGTGGAGCAGGCCTGCCGGACGGGCACGCAGGCGCTCGAACTGCTCGGCACGCTGCGGTCGTCGCGGGGCGCGGAGTACCTGGAGGATCTGAGGGAGCGCCTGGAGCCGTACGCGGGGGAGGCGGTGGTGCGGGAGTTCGGCGCGCGGATGGAGCTGTACGCGGCCTGA